A genomic segment from Clostridium pasteurianum BC1 encodes:
- a CDS encoding DUF362 domain-containing protein: protein MYSGNAKNNLRGKLPSKMPWVIPVNCEGCGSCVNNCKTGGLKMIKTNIDGVYVPWLIEPEKCSGCGRCSEACVMGAISMTSYVEDAMFRFLKQKPIILT, encoded by the coding sequence ATGTATTCAGGAAATGCTAAGAATAATCTTAGAGGAAAGCTTCCTAGTAAGATGCCCTGGGTAATACCAGTCAACTGTGAAGGTTGTGGAAGCTGCGTAAACAATTGCAAAACAGGTGGTCTTAAAATGATAAAAACTAACATTGACGGCGTGTATGTTCCCTGGCTAATAGAACCTGAAAAATGCAGCGGATGCGGCAGATGTTCAGAAGCTTGTGTCATGGGTGCTATTTCAATGACAAGTTATGTAGAAGACGCAATGTTTCGATTTTTAAAGCAAAAACCTATAATTTTAACATAG
- a CDS encoding L-2-amino-thiazoline-4-carboxylic acid hydrolase, which yields MSKIRSTDEPVGRMAKLMAELYYFMAKEMIDKLGEEKGKDAVKDAVTKFGKARVKLMKEEAKEKGLKINAETYAIVRDMPGISWEKDPNNPNDIIYSPMHDMWEQLGGEDIGALYCSIDNILYENFNAELERPLCKTIGDSCCRFIVRNKIH from the coding sequence ATGAGCAAGATAAGAAGTACCGATGAGCCAGTAGGTAGAATGGCAAAGCTTATGGCTGAACTTTATTACTTTATGGCTAAAGAAATGATAGATAAATTAGGAGAAGAAAAAGGAAAAGATGCTGTAAAAGATGCTGTTACAAAATTTGGCAAAGCAAGAGTAAAGCTAATGAAAGAAGAAGCAAAAGAAAAAGGTCTTAAAATTAATGCTGAAACTTATGCTATAGTAAGAGACATGCCCGGAATTTCATGGGAAAAAGACCCAAATAATCCTAATGACATAATATACTCCCCTATGCACGATATGTGGGAACAGTTAGGTGGGGAAGACATTGGCGCATTATATTGCAGCATTGATAACATATTATATGAAAACTTTAATGCAGAACTTGAAAGACCATTATGCAAAACCATCGGAGACAGCTGTTGTAGATTTATAGTCAGAAATAAAATACATTAA
- a CDS encoding DUF4430 domain-containing protein, producing MKRKISLIALIIFICIVSSVLVNHVQKKINLQSAQASINKNTVQKQQNNHKDDGKITSTEIPSSSATNTDDKINSANSSGGSNNSSNINDSKNIGKESNLNHVPDSQNSSNLNNKSSGEIKSDVKQAKSSTVTENHEQINFFIIDNVDGSKNYSSTEKINSKSVADVTLEVLNRQGISKRYTSGITGVYFSSINGQSEKSAGEKSGWNYYVNGKKASVGSSNYILKDGDKIQWIFMKDALDN from the coding sequence TTGAAAAGAAAAATTAGTTTAATAGCATTAATTATATTTATTTGTATAGTAAGTAGTGTACTTGTAAATCATGTGCAGAAGAAAATAAATTTACAGTCAGCACAGGCATCAATAAATAAAAATACGGTACAAAAACAGCAAAATAATCATAAAGACGATGGTAAAATCACATCAACAGAAATACCTTCAAGTTCTGCAACTAATACAGATGATAAAATTAATTCAGCCAATAGCAGCGGCGGCAGCAATAATAGCAGCAACATTAATGATAGTAAAAATATTGGTAAAGAATCAAATTTAAATCATGTACCAGACTCACAGAATAGCAGCAATTTAAATAATAAAAGCAGCGGAGAAATAAAATCAGATGTAAAGCAAGCTAAAAGTTCAACTGTTACAGAAAATCATGAACAGATAAATTTTTTTATAATTGATAATGTGGACGGGAGTAAAAATTATAGTTCTACAGAAAAAATTAATAGTAAATCTGTGGCAGATGTTACTCTGGAGGTACTAAACAGGCAAGGTATTTCCAAAAGATATACTTCTGGTATAACTGGAGTTTATTTTTCAAGCATAAATGGACAGAGTGAAAAAAGTGCTGGCGAAAAAAGTGGCTGGAATTATTACGTTAATGGTAAGAAGGCATCTGTGGGGTCTTCCAATTATATTTTAAAAGATGGAGATAAGATTCAATGGATATTCATGAAGGACGCATTAGATAATTAA
- a CDS encoding ECF transporter S component, translating into MKKIVAAFTAFIFVILGLLTFKYKGDFSSIITLGVFSILILSYFYFEKSKLATKEIAPIATLSTIGALGRVAFAPFPNIKPTTFIVAISGLIFGPYEGFLIGSTSAFISNIFLGQGPWTIWQMFSWGLVGFISGVIGKKNKNISAEGFSVICFIFAFMFDWIMNLWYVIGFIKPLALKSIFIAYLSGLTFDLAHAASSFVFCIIFFQQFYRVLDRFKKRLEITYIKNEL; encoded by the coding sequence ATGAAGAAAATAGTTGCAGCATTTACAGCATTCATATTTGTAATATTGGGTTTATTAACTTTTAAATATAAAGGTGATTTTTCATCGATTATAACCCTGGGAGTATTTTCTATTTTGATTTTAAGTTATTTTTATTTTGAGAAAAGTAAATTGGCAACTAAAGAAATTGCTCCCATTGCAACTCTCAGTACAATTGGAGCACTAGGAAGGGTCGCTTTTGCTCCATTCCCCAACATAAAGCCGACTACATTTATTGTTGCTATTTCAGGTTTGATTTTTGGACCCTATGAAGGATTTTTAATTGGAAGTACATCAGCATTTATTTCAAATATATTTTTAGGGCAAGGACCGTGGACAATTTGGCAGATGTTTTCCTGGGGATTGGTGGGGTTTATTTCAGGTGTAATTGGAAAGAAAAATAAGAATATTTCTGCAGAAGGTTTTTCAGTTATATGTTTTATCTTTGCATTTATGTTTGATTGGATCATGAATTTATGGTATGTAATAGGATTTATTAAACCACTTGCACTAAAAAGTATTTTTATTGCCTATCTATCTGGGTTGACCTTTGATCTTGCACATGCCGCCAGTAGTTTTGTATTTTGTATAATATTCTTTCAACAATTTTATAGAGTCTTAGATAGATTTAAAAAAAGACTTGAAATTACATATATTAAGAATGAATTATAG